The genomic region ATCAAGCGCGGCGGCGATTTTCTGCTGGTGCTGCCGGCCGTGCTGCTGCCGTCGATTAAGGAGCGGCTGCAAAAATATATTTTGCGGTCCGACGTGCGAATTACGGACGGCTCGGAGGCGTTCTGCCTGATCGGTCTTCTCGAAGAAGACGAACCGAAGGAAGACTTCGGCCCGTTGTTCGCCACCCGTCAAGGGAAGGCCGTTTCGGTCAATCTTTCTTCCGGGCAAAACCGTTCGCTGATCATCGCCGAAGCAGAGCATGCCGCGGATTTCTGGACCGATAGGGTTCAACGGGAAAATTTCCGCCCGTCCGGTTCGGAACAATGGCGCTTTCTCGACCTGGTGGCGGGACTTCCCTGGCTGAGCACCGCGACCTCGGAGGAATTCGTTCCGCAAATGCTGAATCTCGACAAACTGGGCGGCATCAGTTTCAACAAGGGCTGCTATACCGGCCAGGAGATCGTGGCGCGCACCCATTATCTCGGCAAGGTGAAACGATCGCTCTTTCTCGCCGAAGCCGATACCGCCGACGCGCCCGCGCCGAATGCAGCGCTGGTGGACCACGCCGCCGATTCGGCGCAAAGCGCGGGCAATGTCTTGGCCGCCGCGGTCGAGGGCGGCCTTTGCACAATGCAGATCGTGCTGCAACTGGCCGACGATCAGGACCGCCACGCGTACGACTTGGCGCTCAAGGACCGTCCCGAACTCAAACTTCGTCTCATCCCATTTCAATCTTAATGAACCATCAGGCCATCCTTCGTTTTCGCCGTTTAGGCATTCTGACCATTATTGCCGTTTATTTGGTTATTCTGGCGGGAGGCATCGTCAGAGCCTCGGGCGCCGGTATGGGCTGTCCGGACTGGCCGACCTGCTTCGGGCAATGGATTCCGCCGACCGACGAAGCCCAACTGCCGGCCGATTATCACGAAATCTACGCCCGGCGCGGCTATGAAAACACCCAATTCAACCCGGTCAAGACCTGGACCGAGTACGGCAACCGCCTGGTCGGAGCCACGACCGGCCTGCTGGTCCTGCTCACCGCGTGGGCATCGCGTATTTTTCTGAGGATGGACAAGACCATTTTTTATCTGTCGCTCGGCAACGTCTTTCTGATCGGTTTTCAGGGCTGGCTCGGCTCGGCCGTGGTGGCCAGCAATCTGAAGCCGTTCATGATCACTTTCCATATGCTGATGGCGTTGGCCATCGTGGCGCTGGTCGTTTATACCATCGCCCGTTCGCAGCGGGATGCGCTCGGCCGTCTCGACGTCGGCGGCCTGCCGGACAAGTTTAAAACGGTGTTGATCGCCGTGATGGCGATGACCCTGCTCCAGGTCATGATGGGCACGCAAGTCAGGGAGGCGGTCGATTTCATCGCCCATGAACACAGCTATATCGACCGCAAGTACTGGCGTGACGATTTTCCGGTCATCTTTTACGTGCACCGGTCGTTTTCCTCGATCATTCTGTTGACCAATCTATGGCTGGTCTGGAAACTGCACCGGTCGGCGGCTCGGCAAAACCTTTTATACCGGACGGGGCTGGCGATCGTTTCGGTGATCGGCATCGCCATTCTCGCCGGCATCACGCTCGACCGGCTCGGCTTTCCCGCCGTGGCCCAGCCCGTTCATCTATTGATGGCCAACGTGATTTTCGGCTTGCAGTTTTTTCTTTACATCGGTCTCGGGTATGCCGGCAGGACGCCGCTCATGTTCGGGGAAAACGGGGAAATCAAGCCGGACTCCCCGACTCTGACCGGATAGCCTCGATTAGCCGGCCGGGATTTTTCGGCAACGAAACGGTCGTCCTGCCCGGCCCTGATCCAACCGAAAGAGAAAGGAATCTTTTTCCGTTGACACCCTCCACTCGATATCGTCCCGTCAAGGGCCGGCTTGTCTTCATTTCCTTTCTACTCAGGCTCCAGACGGAATCCTTTCATCAAGATTGCAAAATCTTTTTGTAACATGGACCGGACTTGGCCGTCCATTGGCTTGCCGTTCCCGGTTCCGGCTCAATCTGACATGATTGCCGCGCTTCGTTTGGCGTCGTATTAAAAAAACAGTTTGGATCGTACTCGACGACAACTCCGAAATCCGGATGGACGGCCTCGGTCTTCGAGTCTGGCCGGCAAGCCTCGAAAAAAAATCGGCATAAATTGACACGTCCAACGAACTAAAATTTTATATTTTGATTTCGAATCGCTATTATCTTATACTACAGTTGAGTTTCAGAAGCGGAGGACGCAATCATGATACACAAACACGCACAGTACTATCTTAGTCATCTCAAAGGCGATATTCCTGCCGGCATCGTGGTCTTTTTAGTGGCGCTGCCGTTATGCCTGGGCGTCGCCCTGGCTTCCGGCGCGCCTTTGTTTTCGGGCATGATCGCAGGCTTGATCGGAGGCTTGGTCATCGCTTGGCTCAGCGGTTCTCACGTCAGCGTCTCCGGACCTGCCGCCGGTCTGACCGTCATTGTTTTCAATGCCATAGAAACTTTGGGCAGTTTCCAGGCTTTTCTGGTCGCCTGCGTACTGGGCGGAGTCCTTCAGCTTGGCCTGGGTTTTTTGCGCGCCGGAATCATCGGCGCTTTCTTTCCATCGGCCGTGATCAAGGGCATGCTGGCCGCCATCGGTCTGATCCTGATCATGAAACAACTGCCTCATGCGACCGGCTACGACGCCAGTATCGAGTCGGATGAAAGTTTCATGCAGGGAACCGCAGGATCGACCATGTACGATATAGCTACCGCCCTGCACGCGATTTCTCCGGGCGCGGTCGTCATCAGCTCAGTTGCATTGCTGATCCTGATCATCTGGGATTTTTCTTTTTTCAAAAAACGGGCCATCTTCAAACTGATCCCGGCTCCGTTGATCGCCGTCTGCTGGGGCGTGGCTTACAACCTGGCGGCATTGAAATATGCGCCGGAGTGGGCGGTCAATGCCAGCCACATGGTCAATCTGCCTATTTCCGAAACTCCGGCCGATTTTCTCAAGCAGTTTTCATTCCCCGATTTCAGCGCGTTGAGCAATCCGCAGGTTTATTCCGTTGCGGTCACTATCGCTATTATCGCCAGTCTGGAAACGCTGCTCAGCCTCGAGGCGGTGGATAAACTGGATCCATTGAAACGGATCGCGCCGACCAATCGCGAACTCAAGGCGCAAGGCGTCGGCAATATCCTGAGCGGCATGATCGGCGGCCTGCCGATCACCGCGGTGATCGTGCGCAGTTCCGCCAACATCAATGCCGGCGGCAGAACCAGCACCTCCTGTTTTGTCCATGGCCTCTGCCTGTTGATCAGCAGCATGTATTTTGCGATGTATTTGAATTACATCCCGTTGGCCTGCCTTGCGGCGATCCTGCTGCATACCGGCTATAAACTTGCCAAACCGGCGCTGTTCAAGGAATTCTACCAGAAAGGCTTCAGCCAATTGGTGCCGTTCATGGTCACTGTCGGCGCGATTCTGGCGACCGACTTATTGGAAGGCATGGCCATCGGCATGGCGGTCGGCATGGTGTTCGTCATTCGGGCCAATTTCCATGCGGCAGTCACTCTGACGCAAACGAATTCGCATTACGTGTTGGCTCTGAACAAGGACGTTTCTTTTTTGAACAAGGCCAGGCTGAGAAAATTCATTTTGCATATTCCTGAAAATAGCACGGTCGTCATCGACGCCAGCAAAGCGCAGTTTATCGATCACGATATTCTCGAAACCATCGAAGATTTTCTGGCGGCGGCGCCTGACGACAACATCAAAGTCGAGCTGATCGATCTGTACGGCAAGGAAAGGCTGCAAAAATACGAGCCGATCAAGGTCATCGAGGAAGTCCCGGCGAAACCGGCCCCGGCCGTTGTCGCCGATCAGCAGTCTGCCACCGATTCGTTGGTTTTGAGTTAGGCCGTCGGAAAGGTCAAGGTTGCGCATCATTGTCGGGTTATCGATTTTCCTGCCCCCCTTATCGTAAAAACGATATTCCGGCAGTGATGCCTTTTTGACACACTTGGTTTTTTCAATATACAGACACCGCAGGAATGAAGAATTGCTCCTGCAAGATAGGAAGGCGTTTCAAAACCGATTCTCTGTCACCGGGTCCTGCTGCCAGCCGCCGCCCAGGGCCTTGTACAAAGCCACCAGTTGCAGCGCGCTTTCCGCCTCGCTTGCCAGAAAATCGCTCTGTGCCTGGTAAAGAGCCTTTTCCGCGGTCAGCACGTCCAGAAACGACGTCAAGCCTTTAAAATAACGTTCCTTCGCCAAATCCACCGCCAACCGGCTGGCTTCCACGTTCCGGGCCAGGGACCGGCGCCGTTCCTGTTCATTGGCGTAAGCGGCCAGGGCATCTTCGACTTCCTTGAACGCCGTCAGAATGGTCGTGCGGTAGG from Methylosarcina fibrata AML-C10 harbors:
- the ygfZ gene encoding CAF17-like 4Fe-4S cluster assembly/insertion protein YgfZ, which gives rise to MNQDWTQFLLSQHAIFTQDQRIDFDSEMPQGGKRIYPVPQLAVLKASGNDAAKLLQGQMTCNVNDVTEHRSSLGAFCNPKGRAIATFLLIKRGGDFLLVLPAVLLPSIKERLQKYILRSDVRITDGSEAFCLIGLLEEDEPKEDFGPLFATRQGKAVSVNLSSGQNRSLIIAEAEHAADFWTDRVQRENFRPSGSEQWRFLDLVAGLPWLSTATSEEFVPQMLNLDKLGGISFNKGCYTGQEIVARTHYLGKVKRSLFLAEADTADAPAPNAALVDHAADSAQSAGNVLAAAVEGGLCTMQIVLQLADDQDRHAYDLALKDRPELKLRLIPFQS
- a CDS encoding COX15/CtaA family protein translates to MNHQAILRFRRLGILTIIAVYLVILAGGIVRASGAGMGCPDWPTCFGQWIPPTDEAQLPADYHEIYARRGYENTQFNPVKTWTEYGNRLVGATTGLLVLLTAWASRIFLRMDKTIFYLSLGNVFLIGFQGWLGSAVVASNLKPFMITFHMLMALAIVALVVYTIARSQRDALGRLDVGGLPDKFKTVLIAVMAMTLLQVMMGTQVREAVDFIAHEHSYIDRKYWRDDFPVIFYVHRSFSSIILLTNLWLVWKLHRSAARQNLLYRTGLAIVSVIGIAILAGITLDRLGFPAVAQPVHLLMANVIFGLQFFLYIGLGYAGRTPLMFGENGEIKPDSPTLTG
- a CDS encoding SulP family inorganic anion transporter, which translates into the protein MIHKHAQYYLSHLKGDIPAGIVVFLVALPLCLGVALASGAPLFSGMIAGLIGGLVIAWLSGSHVSVSGPAAGLTVIVFNAIETLGSFQAFLVACVLGGVLQLGLGFLRAGIIGAFFPSAVIKGMLAAIGLILIMKQLPHATGYDASIESDESFMQGTAGSTMYDIATALHAISPGAVVISSVALLILIIWDFSFFKKRAIFKLIPAPLIAVCWGVAYNLAALKYAPEWAVNASHMVNLPISETPADFLKQFSFPDFSALSNPQVYSVAVTIAIIASLETLLSLEAVDKLDPLKRIAPTNRELKAQGVGNILSGMIGGLPITAVIVRSSANINAGGRTSTSCFVHGLCLLISSMYFAMYLNYIPLACLAAILLHTGYKLAKPALFKEFYQKGFSQLVPFMVTVGAILATDLLEGMAIGMAVGMVFVIRANFHAAVTLTQTNSHYVLALNKDVSFLNKARLRKFILHIPENSTVVIDASKAQFIDHDILETIEDFLAAAPDDNIKVELIDLYGKERLQKYEPIKVIEEVPAKPAPAVVADQQSATDSLVLS